Genomic segment of Desulfovulcanus ferrireducens:
CAGATGTCTTGAAACCTCACAACTTATTGGCATCTTCGATCATTTTTATTATTGAGTTCAAACGAATCACAAACAAATCTCCTATAGCTACTAAGATAAACATCTCTTTGTCCCCCTAGAATAAAATCATGCATAATTCTCTTTCTGGCCATATATCCCATTTTAATCCTTTCCTTTTCGTTGCAAATCAAAAATTCCAGAGCCTCAATCCACTCCTTTTCTGAACTTCCCACCAACAATCCGTCCTTTCCAGATTGAATATCTTTTGCATAAGGTGACAAATCAGAATAGATACCTGGAACTGCACAGGCTGAATATTCCAACCATTTAATATTACTCTTACACCGGTTAAATTCATTATCCTCAAGGGGGGCTAAACCTATATCCAGGTTGAGAGAAAACAACCTTTTAACAAACCGCACATAACCTTGTTCAAAAGGAACAACCCTGACTGAAGGACAACGCAATAACCTCTTGGTCGCACAACCAAAGAGTAACACCTCAAGCCTTTCTTTAAAACGATCAATTATATTCACCATAGCCCCTTCAATCATTTCCAGATCACTTTGATGAGTCTGTGAGCCTGCAAAACCGATTTTGATTAAAGAACCAGTTCTATCAGGCAGGGGCATATCCCAGAGCCGCGGATCAAGTAAGTTAGGAAACACAA
This window contains:
- a CDS encoding glycosyltransferase; this translates as MRIAVFSLDIVSYACAQVRLIRPFSYLYPELKYKWCVQSDGNNYAISYDALDWADLIIVQRYFPIQETWPCIEKILDSGKPVVYEIDDLLWQVPASNPLAFNMEKTRPYILKLLPLVQAVTVSTSELAEKIKPFNANVFVFPNLLDPRLWDMPLPDRTGSLIKIGFAGSQTHQSDLEMIEGAMVNIIDRFKERLEVLLFGCATKRLLRCPSVRVVPFEQGYVRFVKRLFSLNLDIGLAPLEDNEFNRCKSNIKWLEYSACAVPGIYSDLSPYAKDIQSGKDGLLVGSSEKEWIEALEFLICNEKERIKMGYMARKRIMHDFILGGQRDVYLSSYRRFVCDSFELNNKNDRRCQ